Proteins from one Ipomoea triloba cultivar NCNSP0323 chromosome 1, ASM357664v1 genomic window:
- the LOC116000529 gene encoding pentatricopeptide repeat-containing protein At1g74600, chloroplastic-like — translation MPECDVISWNTVISGLNRSGFPRKSLYFYKSMVSQGITENSSTFSSVLSICNNAGFYRKGFEIQCRVIVFGLDMNIYIVSALVDLYMKVGLIEFALKLFYGLPERNLTLWNIVLRGICDLGRSKELLRLYTDMKLAGVEPNGLSFCYLLSGCGSGRLLLEGRQIHCFVLKNGWLVTNLFLANGLVDFYSACGVLSDARKSFEGIPPEDVISWSSMVSVYAANGLLQDALKVFEKMQSWGKRPSAQSFLGLLSLSSARKELLLGEQIHCFVLKLGFDYGNVVIQSALINMYGKCGHVESLVSLFENAPEASLESCNSLMTSLLHCNVIEDVLELFGFMVDESIGFDEVSLSSTLKALSLSASVSLNSCALLHCCAIKVGFEYNIVVSCSLIDAYSKSGHIEHSDQIFIELPSPNAICFTAMINAYARLGKGTEALEMFGAMIQQGLKPDEVTFLCVLMGCSHSGMVEEARTVFDSMRTHHGINPDRRHYSCMVDLLGRRGLVSEAEELMNCAATVEGDAVMWSSLLRSCRTHKNEQVGRRVAEKLMKLEAEEAAVWLQVSNFYCEIGDFDTSVQIREVAMARKMSREIGYSLVHNKVV, via the coding sequence ATGCCCGAATGTGATGTCATCTCCTGGAACACTGTAATTTCTGGGCTAAACCGATCTGGGTTTCCCAGAAAATCTCTCTACTTCTACAAAAGTATGGTCTCCCAAGGAATAACTGAGAACTCTTCCACATTCTCATCTGTTTTGAGTATATGTAACAATGCAGGTTTTTACAGAAAAGGGTTTGAGATACAATGTAGAGTGATAGTCTTTGGTTTGGATATGAACATATACATTGTTAGTGCTCTTGTTGATCTGTATATGAAAGTGGGTCTCATAGAATTTGCATTGAAACTGTTTTATGGCTTGCCTGAAAGGAATTTAACATTGTGGAATATTGTTTTGCGTGGAATTTGTGATTTAGGAAGGTCAAAGGAGTTATTAAGATTGTACACTGACATGAAATTGGCAGGTGTTGAGCCTAATGGACttagtttttgttatttactaAGTGGTTGTGGTAGTGGGAGACTTCTTCTTGAAGGAAGGCAAATACATTGTTTTGTGTTGAAGAATGGGTGGTTAGTAACAAATCTGTTTTTAGCCAATGGTTTGGTTGATTTTTACTCTGCTTGTGGGGTTCTAAGTGATGCCAGGAAATCATTTGAAGGTATTCCACCTGAAGATGTGATATCATGGAGTTCAATGGTTTCTGTGTATGCTGCCAATGGACTTTTGCAGGATGCTTTGAAAGTGTTTGAAAAGATGCAATCTTGGGGGAAGAGGCCGTCGGCTCAATCTTTCTTGGGACTGTTAAGTTTATCGAGTGCGAGAAAAGAATTGCTGCTTGGAGAGCAAATTCATTGCTTTGTCCTAAAATTGGGATTTGATTATGGAAATGTTGTTATTCAGTCTGCTTTGATTAACATGTATGGGAAATGTGGGCACGTTGAGAGTTTGGTGTCATTATTCGAGAATGCCCCCGAGGCATCTCTTGAGAGTTGTAACTCGTTGATGACGTCTTTGCTGCATTGCAACGTTATAGAAGACGTATTAGAACTGTTCGGTTTTATGGTTGACGAAAGTATTGGATTTGACGAAGTGAGTTTGTCCTCGACGCTAAAGGCATTATCATTGTCGGCCTCAGTGAGCTTGAATAGCTGTGCTTTGTTGCATTGCTGTGCAATAAAGGTCGGGTTTGAATATAACATTGTGGTTTCATGTTCCCTGATCGATGCTTATTCAAAATCCGGTCACATTGAACACTCTGATCAGATCTTCATAGAGCTTCCTTCACCTAATGCCATCTGTTTCACCGCTATGATCAATGCATACGCAAGGCTAGGAAAGGGAACCGAGGCCCTCGAGATGTTCGGAGCTATGATCCAACAAGGCCTAAAGCCCGACGAGGTAACATTTCTGTGTGTATTGATGGGGTGCAGCCACTCCGGTATGGTGGAAGAGGCAAGAACAGTGTTCGATTCAATGAGAACACATCACGGGATCAACCCTGACAGGCGACATTATTCATGTATGGTGGACCTTCTCGGGCGCCGAGGTTTGGTGAGTGAGGCCGAAGAGTTGATGAACTGTGCTGCAACAGTTGAGGGAGATGCTGTGATGTGGAGCTCGTTGTTACGGAGTTGTCGAACTCATAAAAATGAGCAAGTGGGAAGGAGAGTTGCAGAGAAATTGATGAAGCTTGAAGCAGAGGAGGCTGCTGTTTGGTTGCAAGTTTCAAACTTTTACTGTGAAATTGGGGATTTTGATACCTCAGTGCAGATTAGAGAGGTTGCAATGGCAAGGAAGATGAGTAGGGAAATAGGGTACAGTTTAGTTCACAATAAAGTAGTCtaa
- the LOC116002008 gene encoding uncharacterized protein LOC116002008 yields the protein MMMMMNDDWLAAAMTDDAVVVDLLFRLKQSPFSEACTPPPPPAVTRLLHMRLPSPSWGHRQPRSKPTASRKEAAAAAAGSSARFSPTTPLSWSGGAASPSDGGFDESSRLASSSDLTSAFRSKVNEPSNFESSLEAQGCVRKKTFGELVEEENSLLKERVHLKRELASLHVTLNQQKARSQDLKRIKIDLNMQTACDRGVGPHAADESSTQCNNPMQVLSRQRHTADDEEEEEVVLSDSSQNKGGGFILPDLNMTPLEDEWN from the exons atgatgatgatgatgaacgACGATTGGTTAGCGGCGGCGATGACCGATGACGCCGTCGTGGTGGACCTTCTCTTCCGCCTCAAGCAGTCGCCGTTCTCAGAGGCGTGCACTCCGCCGCCGCCTCCCGCCGTGACGAGGTTGTTGCATATGCGCTTGCCTTCTCCCAGCTGGGGCCATCGCCAGCCGAGATCGAAACCGACGGCCAGCCGGAAAgaggccgccgccgccgccgctggaAGTTCCGCCAGGTTTAGCCCTACCACTCCGCTCTCCTGGAGCGGTGGCGCCGCTTCGCCCAGCGACGGCGGCTTTGACGAGTCCAGCCGCCTCGCTTCTTCGTCGGATCTAACATCCGCTTTCAGATCCAAG GTTAATGAACCCAGCAATTTTGAAAGTTCCTTGGAAGCCCAAGGGTGTGTAAGGAAAAAG ACATTTGGTGAGCTTGTGGAGGAAGAGAATTCACTATTGAAGGAGAGAGTACACTTGAAAAGG GAGCTGGCATCCCTGCACGTGACGCTGAACCAACAAAAGGCTAGGAGCCAAGACTTGAAGAGGATCAAG ATTGATTTGAATATGCAAACGGCTTGTGATCGGGGTGTAGGCCCCCATGCTGCTGATGAATCCTCCACTCAATGCAACAACCCGATGCAAGTTTTGTCTAGACAAAGACACACAGCGgatgatgaggaggaggaggaggttgTATTGTCAGATTCTTCACAGAACAAAGGAGGCGGCTTCATCCTCCCCGATCTAAACATGACTCCCCTGGAAGACGAATGGAATTAA